A single Panulirus ornatus isolate Po-2019 chromosome 18, ASM3632096v1, whole genome shotgun sequence DNA region contains:
- the LOC139755132 gene encoding uncharacterized protein, with the protein MRVLLLLLLVGVLVTEASFGLGLRPYQSLYQYPYKSLYRYPYQSLYRYPYQSLYQYPYKSLYRYPYQSLYQYPYKSLYRYPYQGLYQSPFQSLYQYPYRNLYRNAYRYNYQYPYRYNYRYPYKSLYRSPLKSLYQYPYQSLYRYPYRYNYRYPYKSLYQSPFQSLYQYPYRNAYRYNYQYPYRYNYQYPYRYNYQYPYRYNYQYPYRYNYQYPYRYNYQYPYRYNYQYPYRYNYQYPYKKLIGKTFNWPYQSPVLSSFF; encoded by the exons A TgagggtgttgctgctgctgctactggttgGGGTGCTGGTGACCGAGGCTTCCTTTGGTCTAGGACTGCGACCCTACCAGAGTCTCTACCAGTATCCCTACAAGAGTCTCTACCGGTATCCCTACCAGAGTCTCTACCGGTATCCCTACCAGAGTCTCTACCAGTATCCCTACAAGAGTCTCTACCGGTATCCCTACCAGAGTCTCTACCAGTATCCCTACAAGAGTCTCTACCGGTATCCCTACCAGGGTCTCTACCAGTCGCCCTTCCAGAGTCTCTACCAGTATCCTTATCGGAATCTCTATCGGAATGCCTACCGGTATAACTACCAGTATCCCTACCGGTACAACTACCGGTATCCCTACAAGAGTCTCTACCGGTCTCCCTTAAAGAGTCTCTACCAGTATCCCTACCAGAGTCTCTACCGGTATCCCTACCGGTACAACTACCGGTATCCCTACAAGAGTCTCTACCAGTCGCCCTTCCAGAGTCTCTACCAGTATCCTTATCGGAACGCCTACCGGTATAACTACCAGTATCCTTACCGGTACAACTACCAGTATCCCTACCGGTACAACTACCAGTATCCCTACCGGTACAACTACCAGTATCCCTACCGGTACAACTACCAGTATCCCTACCGGTACAACTACCAGTATCCCTACCGGTACAACTACCAGTATCCCTACCGGTACAACTACCAGTATCCGTACAA GAAGCTGATTGGAAAGACGTTTAATTGGCCATATCAATCTCCAGTACTGAGCAGTTTCTTCTGA